The segment aatagggcCTGTGTTCAGGTTTATACACCAGATGGCGCTAAAAGGACCGAGAAGCGCCGTTTAgcgcagaagaagaagacgcaGAAGAAGGGGCCGTCCTCTCCGCTGACAGTCCGCCATGCTCACCCTGCTGCAGCACTGTGGCCGCAATTTACTGACACTCAGGACAGTTCAGACAGTAAATAAAAGTTACTACACAACACAGATGGGTAAGCGCGTTGCCGTGGTGTTGTCGGGCTGCGGAGTCTATGATGGCAGCGAAATCCACGAGGCCTCCGCTGTTTTGGTTCACCTGAGCAGAGGAGGTGCAAGTGTAAGTTTGATACACAGTGCTAATCTACAAGTGCTGATACTGTCTGTTATATAGTTTATTGTGCGTGAGGAGGAAGGTGCTGATCAAGAGTGTGGGAAGTACTCTGTACAATCATAATCAGCGGCTTCCAGGCTGTTCTGATTCAATGCAGCGTGTTGTGGTAGTTTTACTATTTTCTTGTTTCCACTGTGTTGCCAACTTGACATGGTGCAGGCTGGTTAAACCGACCTAGAGTGAAACTGAATTCATGAATCAGAATCTGGTTTatgaagaagtattcagatcctttacttaagtaaaataaaaagtactgcattgaaattTTACTTGatgattaaaaaatacattacaaaaggaaaagcagtaaatcttcacgtttgtgaagctggaaccatgaataTTTTTACATGGAAAAACTTCAaccatcaaaatagttgccaattaaatttctgtcagtTAATTAATGTACTAGCTGTACTGTTGAGTAGTTTAACAGTACATTTGAGTACATTTAACATATTTCTTCAGCTGttcatatgtttatgttttataaatgttgtgaagtaaaaagtacaatatttttaaTAGAGTTTAGTAGAAAGTGGTATGAAAAGAAATTACTCAAGTtaagttactttccaccactagcTTTCACATATAAGGAAATTGTCTTGGTCTTATTATGCATAAAATTACACCTagtaagagaaaataaaaatataaagcaagtACAGCAAAAGACAATAATCACACATATAAAAGAGaaacatttacaataaaaatatattttaaaaatgtaaaataattttttaaatgaaaagaacTCTACCATGTTTGAAATGAAGAGGATGAAACGTGCAAAATATTGACCAAGGAATGTGCTCAAGCaatggttctcaaagtggggtccaggGACCCCCacggggtccccagcaaaaagttGAAACTGCAATCGTACATTTAAAACTTAATATTTTACCCACCAttctttacttatttattccaccCATAATGTGACAGAATGTCtgactttctgtaataaaacatctaaaagcaaaaagatAGGAGACcatgggacaaaatcttatcaagtTTCAGAACCACTGTGCTACAGTACCGTATAaagaatatgtgcaatatacagAGATAATCCTAAAGATGTATTAACAATGCCTTGAGTCAGCAGTGGATGCTTCACGTTAATGTAATATGTAGTGTCTGTAGGTTGTCACATATTTAAACTCAGAAACTGACAGAGTGGTGTTCACAGATCCCGTGTGGCTCTCCTTAGTTTAAAACAGATGGATGCAAGACACCACCAGACTGGACTCATAATTTAGGGAAAACTTGCCTTTCATGTGCAGAAATATAAGCGAGGGCATTCACTACATTACTGTGACAGTGTTGCATACCAAGTACAATATACCTTTCCTTTTTTGTGACTATAAAAACTGCCATCCACATTATTTGAAGCACTCTGACTCTGATAAACTTTGCTACAGTACTGGTTTTAAAGGATGAGTTCacatttttctgtattaaaACAATACTCACACGCCCAAATATACATTTAAGAGTTATTAGTATTAGTCCTGACCATACTGGCCGGAAAGAGTTCCCTTCTTAACGTGATTCCAGTGATGCACAAAATCCACTGTCCTTgtcatgtgaaaaaacaaaatacaaaattcagCTAGAGgtaatatgaggcttcagcagtctgagttacACAAATGAAATAAGTATCTTCCAAACGTCTTTTTGGTATGAAATTCCCTCTCTGTGTTACCATCCATCTGGAAGGAAACACTTTacaggaaaatgaaaaaaggggaTTTTATACTAAAAAGACTGCAAATTTTCACAACGCCCACTTGAATTGCCTAACTGAGACTGTTGATGCCTCAGATGTATCTTCAGCTAAACTCAAGAATAAACACAGAATAGGGACTGCAGAGTTTTGTCCCCAGTCCTCTTCCACTGGAGATAGATCTCTTCATGTCCAGGAATAACTTAAGCAATTAATAACCTTTTCAATTTACATATGGTCATGTGAGTTTTGCTTTGAGAAAAACTTGTATAAAAAGAACctgtataaaaaatgtataaaactacagaaaacattttttaaatatctgatttattataaagtactaatactaatgaacattaaattaaatagtgtatgtattgtggGGGTCAGcgaaacagaaactataaaaaataccaatatagCACTACtactaaaaaataataataataccatatatcatctctcatgtcattgctatcataataatgataaacagggctctcctacaTAGGCAAATAATTATATGTTCCTTcttttgatgttgctgttgcttgggattgccacatctatcactgcagccttcttctgctgtttgtcgatcaacacgatgtctggttggttagcctcAGTTGGTTAACCATTAGCCATGCAAAGAACTGCCAAGTAGCACATCTCTATAGGTAGCATATATCGACAGAACACAGGCTCTGAGCTCTGTAGACTGCGATCAgttgatgttttgttctgtggtgctgcagtgttgttaatagaggagctgcagcacgccctctggtgggcaatcTTTGCAACACTCCTGACATGTGGGAAGGATCAGACTCtaatgcagatatatctgcaagtagcttatatcggccgatgatatctgcaaaacgataaaTCGGTGGGGCTGTAGTGTTTTCTGTAGAAAAATGTATAGCACTTTGAATCCTGTGTATGCAAGTGGAGTggattcaaataaataaaacataaaaagtgtgtgtgtgacagggaTGTGTGGATCAATTAATCAGTGTTTACTgaaaacaattttgataattgattgaTCATAAGTCTTTTATTAAGCAACAATGCAAAATATTCTCAGGTCACAGCTTTTGCAATGAGTAGATTGgctgctttttttctgtttcatatcatTGTCATTTGAATATCTTTTGGGTTATGAAATGTTGATCTGAAAAACAAGTGATTAGCTTATGTCATGGATTTCAGAGACTTGTGATGGGTATTTCTGactgtttattaattttattatagaTTGaataattaatgatttttttgaaaaaatatcagGAGTTGAAACTAATCATTATTTGCtgtcctgtgttttttaaaatttttataaaattaaagTTCTCACCTTTTTTGCATCATCCCCTGCAGGTAAACATGTTTGCCCCTAACAATGACCAGATGCATGTGGTCAATCACCTGAAAGGCGAACCATCTGAGGAGAAGAGAAACGTGTTGGTGGAGAGCGCGAGGCTAGCCCGTGGAAACATCCAGGACCTGTCTAAACTCAGTGTCAAAGACCATGACGCTGTTATATTCCCAGGTTTGGTTTACAACATCACAATAGAGATCTCATCCTTTTAGAATGtagaaataattaaattaatttttaaaaccATTAATATTCCCGACTAAAATCTTTTCTCTTGTGCTTGAACCTTTCAGAGGACagtttttttcatgtttaagAGCACTTTAAGTGTCCTTGATTTTACCCCTGTGAAACTGATTGGGCGCTTTTCTTCTGCATTTCTTTTCAGTCCAGGTGATTATGGTATTaatttaatctcatttttgCAATGTCTTTTAGGTGGCTTTGGGGCAGCGAAGAACCTCTGTACATGGGCCGTGCAGGGGAAGGACTGCTCCGTTAATGATGAGGTTAAGGCCGTGCTGCAGGCGTTCCACGGTGAAGGTAAACCCATCGGCctctgctgcatctcacctgttCTGGCTGCTAAGGTTTTTCCTGGCTGTGAGGTCACCGTCGGCATCGAGAAGGATGACAAGTGAGTCTAACTTGCCTGAGCAGaccattttacacatcaaagtctgtttacatgtCTTGAGGAGCACTACTGCATATGGAAAAAAAGGTGAACAAAGCCTtttgtcacttgagtcagcattagttggggctgaagactaaaacaaacatggtgatagcaaaaaaaaaaattctgacagggagagaaagtagtCAAACAAACCGTCTGGTAAGTCAATCTTACTTGGAGAAATCATGTGTGTGGTAAAATTGAAACTGACAGTTGCAAACACGCATCATCCTTTGAGCTCCCGGACTTGCCATAATTGTGCAAAACACAGTTTTCCTGTGTAACGAGGGGTcattactgacatttttcagttgtacttactttctgttttacctccaaataaagtggaGTAATCTGTCTAACCTGCTGGCTTGTCTAATTTTCTTAGCCAAagaaatttataataaataactgCTTGCACATTTGCATATTTGGACACAAGTgtgtttatcattttattatataGTTAGCTCTAAAACTTCGACATACTACAtgtacattttcacttttatagtttttcatcttttatttatagttttcaTCCTTACTATTTAAATTCTTATTTTAGCAGAGCCACATTTAATGTCATGCAGATATTGTGTAACACTGTGTggtgcctctctctctctctcaggtacCCCGACACTACAGACACCGCCTCCGCCATCAACCAGTTGGGCTGCAAGCACGTGTCTAAGAGTGTCAACGAGAGCCACGNNNNNNNNNNNNNNNNNNNNGTGCAGGGGAAGGACTGCTCCGTTAATGATGAGGTTAAGGCCGTGCTGCAGGCGTTCCACGGTGAAGGTAAACCCATCGGCctctgctgcatctcacctgttCTGGCTGCTAAGGTTTTTCCTGGCTGTGAGGTCACCGTCGGCATCGAGAAGGATGACAAGTGAGTCTAACTTGCCTGAGCAGaccattttacacatcaaagtctgtttacatgtCTTGAGGAGCACTACTGCATATGGAAAAAAAGGTGAACAAAGCCTtttgtcacttgagtcagcattagttggggctgaagactaaaacaaacatggtgatagcaaaaaaaaaaattctgacagggagagaaagtagtCAAACAAACCGTCTGGTAAGTCAATCTTACTTGGAGAAATCATGTGTGTGGTAAAATTGAAACTGACAGTTGCAAACACGCAACatttcatcttttatttatagttttcaTCCTTACTATTTAAATTCTTATTTTAGCAGAGCCACATTTAATGTCATGCAGATATTGTGTAACACTGTGTggtgcctctctctctctcaggtacCCCGACACTACAGACACCGCCTCCGCCATCAACCAGTTGGGCTGCAAGCACGTGTCTAAGAGTGTCAACGAGAGCCACGTGGACGAGAAGAACAAGCTGGTCACCACCTCTGCCTTCATGTGCAATGCTCCAATACACGAGATATTTGATGGAATCGGAGTGATGGTGCAGGACGTGCTGAAACTTGCTTGATTCTATGAATACTTAAAAGATGGTGAAATGATGTTACAGTAACTCCTTGATCAAAAGCACTTCCAGATACTCATAAAATATACATGTTTGAGTAGTAATGTGTCCAGCATGGTGTAATTTATTTAGCAAAAATCTCTAAACTCTCATGACGGCAGTGTTGATCACATTTGCAATAAAATGAAACAGTTCACTTTGTCAGTTCACTTTATTTCACACTTAGTGGAAGAAAAGATGAGATATTTACACTGTGATATTTATTCTTGTGCATGCTAtgtggaaatgtttaaaatatttaatgtcttCACACAGATAACACACTACACTGGCTTCATCAAATACCGTATAATCAGAAACTCCTCGTGCTGTATAACTGCTTGTGTTGACTACTTGTCATTCTCAGATATGAACCCAAGATTGAGCATTCTCTCACATTCTCAATGTTTCCTATCACATCAATCACGCCCTCTACTCCCTCCGTGCACAACACTGAAGAAGCATTAAGGCTGAACTTCCCCACCAGGTCCTTCTGACTCAGTGGCTTCCTCCAGTGGCCATAAAAGGTATCACATCTGGCCACATAGATCTGACCCTGATGTGTTTCTATCTCAACCTCGCAGTACATCTTGTCAAAGCTGGGTTGGTTATCCTTAGGTGTATCCACCTTGACTTTGGACAAGAGCTCCTTAAGAGCAGGCCGGTTAATCTGCTCTTCACTGAAGGAAGACACCGTCACTTTGTTATCCAGCAAGGCGGAGCCGGCATTGAACTGAAATGAGTGCCTGGCTTGGTGCTCTGTGGCAGGTAAGGGGCAGTCAATGTACTTGGATGGAGGCACTCGAAGTTTGACCTGCCTGATCTGGCTGAGGTCAAAGTTCCCGACTGTATTTTCAAGCTTTGCGCGGGCTGCCAGCGCTGCATCCACAGCCCAGTGCATCCCCAGATGAGCAGGGATGCGCTTGAAGGCCACATCCTGATCTTCTAGAATCCATTTAAAGTCACTTGTAGCAGAAACTGCCATTGCTGAAGGACTGTAGTCCTTGTAGTAAACCCCAAACCCACAGTCCAAATCCAGGATGGCTGGATTCCCCTCCAGACCCATCTGGGCCAGCTGGGCGGCCTCCAGGCCTCTTCGAGCAGCATTTCCTATATGGAGAGGtttggtctgtgtggcagcattGGCCAAGGGAGCCCCAGCAGAGGACGCTGCGACAGCCAGAGCATGACTACACTGTGCAGGGGACAGACCCAGGAGCTTAGCCGAGGCTGCAGCACATCCTATCACCCCAACAACACTTGGAGGGTGGAATCTGAGAGTGTCaggacagaggaagaaagatgACCAAAATATTAGGGTCTGTTCGAGTTTTAAGTTTTGATTACAGCTGAAATTACCTGGCAACTATTTACATAATCATGTAACGTTTCAGGCATAAACGCCAAATATTTCCTGCTTCCAGTTTATCAAATGTGAgtgtttgctgcttttctttgtctcatgTGATCATAAACTGAGGATGGATTTTAGACTGGTGGtaagacaaaacaagcagtttgaagacatcaccttggacTTAAGAGAAATAGtatatagagaaaaataatagacAGACTTGTTTCAATTATTTTTACTGGAACTAGTTTCCACTGAATAAATAGCCTCtatgaaaactgttgacagtgaAGTATATTATCATTACGGGGGCACTGTTTCAGGAGAAAGATGTTGCTGTTGaataataaaatttttattttttcaatgcTGCTTGTACCACAAACTCCATTCACCACTTCTGCTTCTAAAACGTCAAACTATAAAACtgaaactatctgcatggcctTTAGTCATATGGATCAATCCACACTTTAAAATTCGAAAATTTCCAGTGTACATTAACTTACAATTGGACAGAAAATCTGCACATTAACTTGGCCCAGAACTCAAACAGTGTGATGTTGGTTAGATATTATTAAATATCTCACCTTTCAGGGATGTTGTAGGCCTCTCTGGAGAACCTCATGAGTCTGCCCTGTACCTCGATGCCAACGTTGAAGGCCAGAAGCAGGTCTAGACCACAGGGCTGGCTGGGCAGTGTCTCTGCCAGGGCCAACAGGGCCGGTAGCACAGCTCCTGAAGGATGAGTAGCAGGGTGCCACGTGTCATCAAAGTCCATGGAGTGAACCTAATACGAAACAATGTGACAGAATGGATAATCAGAGATCAAACCACCACCataacatgtttatgttttctaTATATTGTAAGACATTTATTTGACCTAGCTTACCGCGATGCCATTGACAAATGCAGCGTAGTGAGGAGGAAGAGTTATCTCTGAGTTACCCCAAACACTGCTCCTCTCGTCAGACGTGAACAACTGCAATCAGACAAATTGCTATGAGGATAAGATTATGGATGTCATTCTGAGCTCAGTAATGAGGTTTCCAATTTCCaacaaacaaaattatgaaCAAATCGCAGCATGCAATGGATTATATCAACTAACTGTCCTATTGAAGAAGCACAGAAAGCTGATTTATAATATAAACATCTTATAGAAAAGCAAATTACTTCCAAACAGTGCACTATAGTGGGTCACACTAATGCAATTAGTAGTATTTGTCAGCTGCATTTTAGTTTGGCCAATTGAAGAAAGATTTAATGAtgacacaaagaaaaaatatatagttcAGATATGgtatataaacacaacacactggTGTTTTCAATCCTACTTTAGTTATgcctatttaaatatttctcataatttaaattttatcatGATATTGCCATGTTAACATGTATTAGGTTTAGTATATCCTCACTCCAGTCAAGCAGTTTAACGTACCTGGCTGTACTTGAGAGCCTTGTTGAAGACAGCTGTCTTGGTTCCTAACAGCCCAACACCCAGAGTGTCCAGCATCATCCTTTTGCTCCTGTTAATCACACCATCTGTCAGCTGAGTGGTGCTGAGGGCATGGATAGCAGCTCCAAAGCTCTCCGTAATACCCTGGAAAGGTAAAACAAGGCCAATCAGTCCAAAACTCTTAACATGGAAACCTCCCCAGAGAGAGTACATTTGTTTCTGACCGGGCTAAGAAGTTAAAATATGCTGCATCTATTTGTTTTCAAACCCCAAACTACTCTCTAAAATGTACATTGAGCCTCATATAGTTAAATGCTTAAGAAAATGTAACCTAAGAAGAAAACAGCAATACCTTGCGTAGCATTGTTGCAGCTCAACAATGTCTTCAAGGGACAAGACACCCAAGTGCATGCCCTTTTATAAGTCATTTTCCTGTCTGAAGGCTGGTCTTCCAAATTTCCAAAGTGGCTAAAAAACCccaatgatgagaagtaggaacTTTCACAATGACTGGACGTTGTCTTGCGGGCATAAGGGAGCATATAATGACAAAATGGTGAGAAGGCTTTGTTTAGAGTCAAATAACAATTATCTGAGGTCTTTCACAATTCTGTCTTTTTCAGATGCCAGACAACGCAATCCAGCTGTCTGCAATGGGAAGTTGTGAACAGGGAACAAACCACTCACTGACAATCACATGACAAAATGATGTCTGATTTAAAAAAGCTGGGAAAATAATAACTAAAAGCAGCAACCTTGACCTCAGTTGCGATGTAACAGAAAGTTTATGATGACCATGCTCAGGACTGCTGTAGGTTGGTCAACAAATATCTAGTTTGTATATAGACACAGGAGGAAAAACCCTCTGACTCAGTGATGGACTAAATACTAAGATCCTTAGAAACAAATACCATGATCTAAAAATAATTctaaatgttacttaagtaaaagtacagatgtATTATCAGCCAAATGCaattaaagtatcaaaaataaaagtactcattattcAGAATGGCTCCTTTCATATGGTTaaattattctgtttttatcacTAATAAATAGTTCATCAAGGTGGAGCAAATtatagattatatatatatatatattagttatATATCGGCGTTAACGTGAGACTCTTATCGGgcgataaaaaaaaatatcgcCGTTAATTTATTCTCAAAGTTGGGTTGGGAGCTGGGTCtataggggagagccgggacgaatgaaacacagcgattttctcggagcccatacaagtctgatatgccaaactacctcagcacatacagtccacagtacttaacagaacagggaaaaatcaggtggatacgtcacactttcacagagttatatgaaagaagctgttttcaatcacggaaagtaaattcactcaagcaatattttttttttgaatgacgagttgtgtttattattcCATGTGCCATGGTCGTGATCACATAaaagattagttagtactttaacacatcctgaagttttaaatgtcaaagttttacagtttagaaacTAGTGAAGTTTAAACGTCAAGAGTCACTGTCTGGACGATTGAAACaggtgtttcattcgtcccgaAACGCAGCCATTCTACCTTATTTAGATACGGCGGGAGGGGGGCAGAGTCCactaggctgcaggctggaccaccTGGATGCTCACAGCCAACAGGATCTTCACAgtagaccaggaaaacaggctgcagatgtagGCCTACTACGCAAGCTATGATGACTTTCACCTTGATATTTTAGCGCAGATGTATACCTAGCTGAAT is part of the Micropterus dolomieu isolate WLL.071019.BEF.003 ecotype Adirondacks linkage group LG07, ASM2129224v1, whole genome shotgun sequence genome and harbors:
- the acod1 gene encoding cis-aconitate decarboxylase, with product MLRKGITESFGAAIHALSTTQLTDGVINRSKRMMLDTLGVGLLGTKTAVFNKALKYSQLFTSDERSSVWGNSEITLPPHYAAFVNGIAVHSMDFDDTWHPATHPSGAVLPALLALAETLPSQPCGLDLLLAFNVGIEVQGRLMRFSREAYNIPERFHPPSVVGVIGCAAASAKLLGLSPAQCSHALAVAASSAGAPLANAATQTKPLHIGNAARRGLEAAQLAQMGLEGNPAILDLDCGFGVYYKDYSPSAMAVSATSDFKWILEDQDVAFKRIPAHLGMHWAVDAALAARAKLENTVGNFDLSQIRQVKLRVPPSKYIDCPLPATEHQARHSFQFNAGSALLDNKVTVSSFSEEQINRPALKELLSKVKVDTPKDNQPSFDKMYCEVEIETHQGQIYVARCDTFYGHWRKPLSQKDLVGKFSLNASSVLCTEGVEGVIDVIGNIENVRECSILGSYLRMTSSQHKQLYSTRSF
- the zgc:162944 gene encoding glutamine amidotransferase-like class 1 domain-containing protein 3, mitochondrial isoform X2, whose product is MLTLLQHCGRNLLTLRTVQTVNKSYYTTQMGKRVAVVLSGCGVYDGSEIHEASAVLVHLSRGGASVNMFAPNNDQMHVVNHLKGEPSEEKRNVLVESARLARGNIQDLSKLSVKDHDAVIFPGGFGAAKNLCTWAVQGKDCSVNDEVKAVLQAFHGEGKPIGLCCISPVLAAKVFPGCEVTVGIEKDDKYPDTTDTASAINQLGCKHVSKSVNESHVDEKNKLVTTSAFMCNAPIHEIFDGIGVMVQDVLKLA
- the zgc:162944 gene encoding glutamine amidotransferase-like class 1 domain-containing protein 3, mitochondrial isoform X1, with protein sequence MLTLLQHCGRNLLTLRTVQTVNKSYYTTQMGKRVAVVLSGCGVYDGSEIHEASAVLVHLSRGGASVNMFAPNNDQMHVVNHLKGEPSEEKRNVLVESARLARGNIQDLSKLSVKDHDAVIFPGGFGAAKNLCTWAVQGKDCSVNDEVKAVLQAFHGEGKPIGLCCISPVLAAKVFPGCEVTVGIEKDDKYPDTTDTASAINQLGCKHVSKSVNESHVDEKNKLVTTSAFMCNAPIHEIFDGIGVMVQDVLKLA
- the zgc:162944 gene encoding glutamine amidotransferase-like class 1 domain-containing protein 3, mitochondrial isoform X3, which gives rise to MLTLLQHCGRNLLTLRTVQTVNKSYYTTQMGKRVAVVLSGCGVYDGSEIHEASAVLVHLSRGGASVNMFAPNNDQMHVVNHLKGEPSEEKRNVLVESARLARGNIQDLSKLSVKDHDAVIFPGGFGAAKNLCTWAVQGKDCSVNDEVKAVLQAFHGEGKPIGLCCISPVLAAKVFPGCEVTVGIEKDDKYPDTTDTASAINQLGCKHVSKSVNESHVDEKNKLVTTSAFMCNAPIHEIFDGIGVMVQDVLKLA